GACCCCAGCAGACTATAAATTTAGCTGAACTCAAGAtcaaaaagttttatttttttatataggtCAGACTCTCTCCAGAGGAGAGCCAGTAAAGAACTGTGTCTGAGTACACTTTTCTGTGTGTGGAGCAATTAATATCAGGAGAACTATTCCCCAGAGACCCTGCAAGCACTCCTGCCCTTCATTCACTGACATAAGCACAGCAGATTCATCTTTTGATGATTATTCCAGAACAACAACCACCACAACCAGCCACTGCAGCTTGCAGAAAGGATTTCATTCAGCTGGCAGAGCTCTCATTCCCCAAGCACAACTCAGGTGCCCAGGGCCATGACTTATTCTTCAGTGAAGGACTCTTGAAAAAACACCTCAGGTGATTTTCCTTGACTTTGGTCAAGCAGACAGAGATGAGAATGGTGCCTGTGTGTTCAGTCTGGCTAGACATCTTgatgggaagagggaggagtCATAGCCTTTGAGATTAGACTCAAGGAAATTCATGCAACACTAACACAACAACATAAGAGCAGGTGACACTAATCCTTTAGGGTCCAGACATCCCAGTTACTGTCTTGTTCTCTATTTTCTCAGCTGTGACCTATTTCTGCACCCTGATATCCAGTTCTTCTAAATTCAGTCATTAACATGGAGATGAAAGTTTTAAACCATTTGAAAGCCAACACACAGATTTCAGGACTGTCTCTATCTTTAGTGATCTGTGagttcacttcagaaaaaaaagtgtatgcaAAGCACTGTTTTTAAGAGCTGACACTATATGAACACTTGTGGCTATGAAAACCAGTACTTCCAGTAACGTGGTAAAACTAATTGGTTCTGCAGTTTCACAGGACACCACATTACAAGGAAGAAACATCTTGATTACTGGTTATACGTGAAGTGGCTTAATACAAATTACTACAACAGCTACAAATAAGTAAACTTatgttttcctctgaatttcttaaagtaaaaaaaagagaagcaaagtgGGACAGTCTCCATGTCACAAGCCCCCCTCTTTATGCTAGCTTCACATGACAATTTGGGTTGAtgaaaacattaacaaaatataacaaaagtGGGTAGAAGGATGGAAGACCTAGTATGGGCCATGAAGCTCTTTTTAACACTTTTGGAACTATACCTTAAGCAGACATCATCCCTTCACGGTATATAAAGGGGTTTGTgatataaaaaaaccctccaagtACAAGCATTTTTAAGTACCCTTTGACCTCCATTATCTCTTGAAACATTGAGGTTATGTCTATGGGgaagcagcaaatgaaaatgcaatgtTGAGAGAAGAGGATTTTGAAAAGACTTCTGAGAAAAACCACGAACAGCGGTACTTACATAGGGAGAGTAAAGCTCTCCTGTATCAGTAATGCCACCAGCCATCTTGAAGACAGTGGGGAGGCTCGGAGCAAAGTGAGCAGGGTGTTTTCAGGAGAGTGTTTTCAACTTCTATTGCCTTTAACCTATGGAAACATCATAAAGTTGCGTTAGCTTTGTTGGAAAGAAGAGGAACTCATGAGTCAGCTTTTACACATCAGTCTTCTGACATCTGAACAAAAGAGGGTTTtggcaggaccttgcacttcaGACAGATATACCCCACTCACTGGCAACACTGGGTTCAATACTCCACTGAAAAGTTCTTGTACCTGTTAAACTAGTTGAAAAGTAACCAAAAGGCCCTGCCCTTTCACAGCATGCGATGACCCAACTTCACCTTCCCCAACCAGCCAGAGGGCCTGTTTCCGACACCAAAACCTCAAGAGGAAGAATGCCTGCCTTGAGGATGATCTCATACCACTGCTTCTCAAGCAGCTACTACTTTTAGAGAGCACGTGCCTCCTGCAAatcaaagcagtaaaaaaacaACCTACAGCCTCTCCTCATGATCTCAAGTAAAGAAATAAGcagacaaattaaaatactggacctacagaaaaaaaaccaatacgTTTTTTTTACATGTACCAAGGTTTCCAAAGCAGAATTATTTGGGGAACTTCACACCGTCTTAGAAAAACtacaggggagagggagaacCCAAGCCTTCTGAAAGGTTTCAAGAGTCAATAAATAATTAGGTATAGTTGAGTTGTTTAAGAGCTTTATCAAATTCCGCATACTTCTACATATGCTCCCACTTAGCCATACCAACTGGGACAAATCATCAGCACAAACACTACTAAAAAACCCAGAGGGTTCGTAAGCTTACGCACACACATGCTAGACGGCAGAAATCGATCAGGCAGCGCAGCTCACCGTGCTCATAACGAGACCGGCCCGCAGAAGAAGAGGCCGCACGTCTTTTATAACAGACCTCGGCTCAAGGCACTGAAGCCCGGCTCAACAAAccaagagaaagcagcaggacagcgggcacccaccccagcccggGAGAGGCCGCGCCCCGGGGTCCTCCAAGGCCCCCGGGGTCCTCCAAGGCCCGGCCActtccccgctccccccgggccTGCCCCCGGCGGGCTGCGCTGCTCGCCCAACCCGCCCTCCCCGGGgaggccccgccgcggcccagCGGCCTTCTCCCCCCCGCCAGGGCCTCGTCGCTCCGGCCCACCGCCCCCTCAcgccgggaccccccggcctccccccgcacccccgcctACGGGGCCCCTCCGCAGGCTCCCCCCGCACTGTCCCTCACGGGGGACCCCCCCGGatcccccgggacccccaggacctCACCGGCGGCGGCTCGTGCCggcagccccgccccccccatcGCGGGCCACTTACGGCGCACGCGCCGcccggggtggggtggggccTTCCGCGCACGTGACTGCCtccgggggcggggcggggcgggggcggggtgAAGGCGCCGACCGCGATTGGGCGCCGGGGATCACGTGCGAgtcggcggggagggggcggtgCAGGGGCGGGGCGATGACGTCGCACTGTTCGGGGCGGGGCAGTGGGCGGGCCTGTGCGCGTGCGCGGGAGGGCGACACGGCAGGTAGGCTCTGCCCCTGGCCGGGCCCCCTTCGGCCCCCGAGCTCCCCTCGGCCCCGGGCTCCCCTCGGCCCcgggccctgcctgccctcagcGCCGgggtcccctcagccccggctcccccctcGGCCCCCGAGCTCCCCTCGGCCCcgggccctgcctgccctcagccccgggctcccctcggccccgggccctgcctgccctcagccgcgggctcccctcagccccggagtcccctcagccccggctcCCGCCTCGGCCCCgggcctcccctcagcccccgaGCTCCTCTCGGCCCcgggccctgcctgccctcagccccggggtcccctcagcccccgggCTCCCCTCGGCCCCGGGCCCTGCCTCCCCTCAGGCCCCgagctcccctcagccccggggctccccgagGCCTCAGGCCctgcctcccctcagccccggggtCCCCTCGGGCCCCGAGCTCCTctcagccccggggctccccgagGCCCACGGTGTGTCGGAGCAGGGTGCTTCACCACCACCTGGGTCATGAAGTGGCACCTGTCAGGGCGGACCCGCGGCCGCTGTTGGGTCTCTGGGGGCAGCTGGCACCCAATGCAGCCCTTCCCTGGGTACGGGAGGAGCACGGCGGACGTGGAAAGCTTGCTGGAGGGGGGATTGGTATGAGCTGGGGCCTGTCTGCACAGTGAAAGCGGCCACTGCTGGCTCCCGAAGGGCTCCAGCGGGTGCTGTCCCAGCCCTTGGCCCTGCTGGAGACACGGAGTGGGGTGTCGGGTCTCTCTCTTTCAGTGCAGAGACCATGAAGATTAACCAGAACACTGTGCTGCAAGGACAGAGGGTGACCCTGGTGCCATACACTTCTGCACACGTGCCCCGGTACGTGGCTCGTGCCCTCCTCTGATACTCTTTGCACTGTCTGAtttcacttctctttttcaAGGAGTGTGGTATTCCGAAAAAGTGCTGGCTTGACAGCTGCAGGGCCCTCTTCCCCCTGGGAACCTCTCAGCAGAAAGAGCACTTGTGGAAAGGCAGCCGGTTTTGCCCTCTGTGCCCTGCAGCAGACATCCCTGGCAGATCTGTGCTCTTTGCCAGGTCTGCTGACAAAGAGAACTTCATCTGTGCCACTGTGTACCCACGGAAGGGGAAATACCTGGCTGTGAGTGAACTGCCAACAGTTCTCTTGTTCATTGATGTCTTTCCCTAATGACAGTGGAAGAGCAAAACTTCAATGTGTAAAGCCAGATGGATGTTTGATAAATTAGAAGCAGACGTGCAGGCAGTTTGTAAAGTGCTggcctgggcagctgcagcctcagCACAAAGATGCCAGTATTACTCAATTTGTCAGTGTCCAGGAGATGCTGTATCAATCTCAGTCAGGATAAAATGCACCGGAACTCAACGCtcagtacttttaaaaacatcaagTTTGCATCAGGCAGTCTTCAGACAAAGCCACAGGATGGACAAATTTGCTAAATTTCCACAGAGAACAGTGATTCCTATGTTAGATAAGGGAGAGAGGCTTATGGATACTTTTTAAGTTGCCATGAATGCCAGGCTAGTGTTTCCAGAACCGTTTTATGGCAGCCTGATCCTTAGAGCACTTGTGGAAATCAGAGCGCGATGCTGTAGCGCAGGCAGTGATCTGGTTCTGGGTCCCGTTGTCAGGTACCATGAGTGGATGCAgtcagaggagctgcagcacctgACCGCCTCTGAACCACTCAGCCTGGAGCAGGAGTATGAGATGCAGCGCAGCTGGCGGGATGACGCAGACAGTGAGGATCTTAAACATTTTCTAAGGGTGGGTGGGAGTGGTGAGCCGGTCCCTTCTGTCCTGGAAAAGGCCCACAGTGGGCTGAGAGTGCCTGGTGAGTGGGCTCTACTTGCTGAAGCAGAGGGGATGTGAGACTTTCTACAACAGTAGCTTTGAACTGGTTTTCTGTTTATAGCTGGTAGATGCTCAGGGAAATATAGAATGTCCAGGGCTGTTGGTAtcctttttttgcagtttttcaaaGATTACAGTGATTTACTTCTCACAGCATTAtctgctgaactgctgctgcaCAGTCAACACTCCCCAGGTCTGATTGTCGTAAAAAGGTGGAAGGGgggttgtatttttctttgagaaattgAATGACTTTTTAATTACTTGGTTGAGGTGTGCTGACTGAATTGGTTCCCTGGCTCTCCTACAGGTAATGAATCACTGCCCATAAAAGCCTGGTGGAAATATAGTGAGCTGCAAAATATTGAGGCTGGCAAAGATTTTAGTCTGGAGCATTTGTCTTAGCTGGTATTAAAAGGCTTACTAAAAGCAGGAATAATATGGACTAGGTGAATCACTAGGTCTCAGTCTCTTGTGCACCCAACAATTCTTTGCCCAAACTTGCTGCAGAGTGAGACAAAGCAGAGAGACCTCAGTCGTGGGGTGAAAGTTTTCCCACTCCTTAAATAGGCTGTTTCTAGTCTGGGTGTCTACGTCACCCTcacaatggggtttttttggagtaTTTCTTATATCTGTAGGGATGGGAGCAGGCACACGTCACATGGGAGGCCCAATTATTAGCTCTTCCTTACTGTTAACATGTGGAAACTGTCTGTTGCATGCCTTTAATTTCATCCTTCAGTAATTTGTGAATAATTCTGAGCATGCCCTGAAAATGCTGCTAcgtttttgttttccccagagTGCACATTCATTGTGCTGGACACGGAGCGATGGTCTGGGCAGGCGTGTGCGGATGAGGACTGCATGGTGGGGGATGTGAATCTCTTCCTCACTGACACTGAGGATCCGACATTGGGCGAGATTGAAATTATGATTGCAGGTCAAGTTCTGCTTCCTAGCTTGGGCCTCTATCACTGTGGCTAAAGCCAGCCGCAGACAGATGTTATGTACAgcacctttttcttctcttaccgTGGCTGTTCAGCCCCGATCAGCATCCTTTGCTGGGCTGGGTCACAGTCTCTTCTGAAAAGTACCCGGCATGGCTGATTTGTCTGTCATAACTGGATGCTGACTTCTGTGGCGCTCTCTTTCAGAGCCCAGCTACCGAGGCAGAGGGTTTGGCAAGGAGGCAACTCTGATGATGATGTCCTATGGTAAGGGTGGCTCAGTGCACGGGAACGGGAGTACAGTCGGGATGTGATCTAGAAGCACATATTCCCAGTGATACAGCAGGGTAGTAAGGGATCCATCTGCCCCAGAAATTGGAGTCCTGTGCCTTCGTAGATGTGGCAGCTGAGCAGGTAATAGAAATGCTTCTCTTTCCGATTTGTTTTGCAGGAGTGAGAAACCTGGGGATCACCAAATTTGAGGCTAAGATTGGTCAGGATAATGAAGCCAGTATCTGCATGTTcaaaaagcttcattttaagGAGGTGCGGTAACAGCCTATCTTCTTTCTACCCAGAGAACGTGAGCAGCGTTTGCCTCGTGACTGGGGTTgagctgtttttcctctgtatgATACAGGTTGCTGTGAACAGCGTTTTCCAAGAGGTGACGCTGAGGCTGGATGTCAGTGACCAGGAGAGACGATGGCTCCTGGAACAGACAAACCACGTGGAGGAGAAGAGCTACGTTGAACTGAAGCTGCCAGCTGGGATGCTGGAGACCTGACAGACGCATCCAGACACAGGCCTGCTTTCCAGGGAGGAGTTGGACGCAGTTGTGAGGTCTGGGTGTGGAGGACACCAGTGAGCCAATGCTGCACTTGGACTGTTTTCATCTGTCTCCTTCGGTTACTTTGTCATCTTGTCAACTTTGCACCTTGTTGCACCAGCCAAGAATACTGTCTGAAATTTGGACCTGGAGAACAGCCACTAATTCACAGGCTTGACTAGGAATGACTGTAACCTTAACATGCTGTTCCAGCAGAGCCTAAAATCACCAGCAGTTAATTGATTCCTGGTGCGACCAGTTTCTGGACAAGCAGCACCCACTGTTCCTTCTTCCACTGCCCTTAGAGCAGGATTCATCAGTTCGACAGAGGCAGTCTCAGTGTGCTGGTAGCTCAGTCTGTTTTCTcttgaataaaaaaaacttgcaaaaaTCTGAGGTTTCCCCAGAGCTATCTGggagcagcagagctcagctgctCACTTTGGCTGGTGAAAGGGTGGTTGGAAGTTGCAAAGGACAGCAAAGACTCTTTGAAGCCTGTTTTCTGGCGTGTGGTGGATCGCAGGGGGACACTGCTGGGTCCTGGAAGTGAGAGGCGCAGGTACAGGTGAGCACAAGCAAGTGGCAAGTGCTGTTAATGGGGTGAAAGTTATTGATATTAGCAGACCGAGACTAGAGCAGAGCCTGGCCACGATGGCTGCGTAATGGGGGGAactggcagctgcaggaggctgctgAGACGAAACCTCTTCCTGAGTTTCAGGACCGTGCTTTGGCACGCTGCTGCCTATTAAGAGCGTGGACCTGGAAACCTCAGGCCATCAGTGAAGGGATACTGCACTTCATTTTACCAGGCTGCTTTTATGAAAGCGAGGAGGAAGAGAACACAACTGAAAGGATTCACAGTAGTGATCCCTTTCTTCAAGGAGCTCAGGACTTGCTCTGCTGAGCCTGGAGGCTCCATTTGCTGCTCTCCAGTAAGAcgaatgggggggggggggggggggggaatatcTCTTACTGGGGGCAGATACCTTTAGGGCAGGAGTTAGCCAGCCGGCCTCCATTGTGATATACAGATCTATTGGTGAAGGAGAGGCACTTGCCTGACTCCCACtggacagactttttaatgCAGTTATTTAGCCTGACCTTTCCTGCCCCACACAGCATGCTCTCCACAGCAGGGAAGCTTGCTGAGAGGAGAGGACAGAAGGTAAGGAGGATAACTGACGCTTCTGCTTGTTTTCCCACTGTCATAGCAGCCATAATGGCTAATTCTAGACCAGAAATTATTTGTTGCAATTACAAAGTATCAGGTAATAGCTTTCAGATTTGCCCAGGGATGTTTTTATAGGAGATTGGTAGACTGTGGAATTTTTAGTGTTGCTGTGCCTGTATTTTTAGGGCCTGTAGGTTTTAGTTTTCCAATTTTAGTTCATTTAAATACATCACTCCTGTGACTAATATTAAAACCAAGCATGGGAACAGCGTATCATGGTATTTTAAACAAGTATTTAGCATGGATTTAGTTGTAGCAAAAGCTTTGTGTGGTAATAAAGTGAAGAGTGGCTCTACTTCCAGCTGGGATTACCATGACGAGGGCTACTAATCCTCGTGCTCTTCATcacctgctgcaggcaggaatGAATTCTATCCCCCAGAACAAGATTTGCAGAACCTGCTGGGTAAACTGCTGGCTCTGTGCTCCTTCCGTGGAGCATTTCGTCCCTCTGCCAGAGGAGCAAGGTCGGACTGGCAGGAGAGATGATGCTGGGGTGGGATTTGCTCCCCTACAAAGTGGCCAAGGTGGGAAAAGTCCTTTCCTTCAacctctgctgccagggccACGGGGGGCACGGTGAAACCgtgctgccctccccagccccgctgcagctGCCCGTGCCCGGCCGGTTGCTCCGGAGCTGGTGAGCACCCTGCTTGGCATCCCCGGTCCCCCGGCAACGCCAGCATGCTCCCCCGCCTCAATGGGTGGCTGGGAAAAGCCTTTGCCCTGGCAACCTGAAACAAAGTTGGGTCTGTCCCGGAGCTGCAGCCCTCCCCCAGGTTGAGGGGGGGGTCCTGACAGGGCTCAACCGGGATTCCCACAGGAAACTGGTCCCCAGGCTGCTCTGACCAGGCGAAGATGCAAAAGATGCTCCTGGGACGCCCCATTTCCCCCTACTCCTGCCCTGcatgggcagccccagcccgcaGCACTGCACCCCATCCCAGGCAGGGACGCCCTGTGGACCCCGAGGGGGTGAGGGTGGGAAATGAGGGGACAGGGGCTCACCTCTGCTGAGTATGTGACTTCGGAGGACGAGGCAGGTTGAAATGGGCTCCCCCAGCTTCCCGGGGGGGTGACAGCCCACATGTCCCCCGCAGATGGTGGTTTGTCATTTGAGCTGCAGACCTCTGCAACCACTCATCTGCTCAGGTAGAGAAGCTTGTCTGGGGGATTGGCGTGCAAAACAAAGAGTGTGCCGAAGGGGAGAAAGCAAAGATGCCGGGCagaggctggagctgctggtccACGGCCTGCTATGGCCCCTGCTGAGAGCGCAGCCCTGCCTTGTCCCACCCTCCCCAGTGCAGCCGTGGTGCCACCAGCCCGGCCGAGCCACCCAGGCACCACGTGCCCCCGTGCTTGCCCGCTACAGCAGCCAGGCTTAGCTTGGCTGTGTATAAGCTGCCTCGTGTGGGCTTAAAAATAACCCTGGGAAGCAGGCAGGGTGGCAGAGCCCTAGGGGCATCCTGGCCCTGCCatgctgtgcccctgcagcaccaTGCCCAATCCCATGCCAAAACACCTCTGCCCTGCTTCGCTCCCCAGACAGGGCTAAAATCCATCAATTTAGAGGGACAAGCAACCCTCTCCCCACTGATCCCCCCTGCCTTCCCACAGCCGAGGATGCAACCACCCTGGGGCTCGGGCTCACCCCAAGTCccccagaggggctggggctaGATTTTGGCTGCCCCGAGCAGAGCTGCCACCCTCCAACCAGGCCAGCAGACATGGATTAGAGCCTCAcaccaccccccgcccccaaccTCCCTGGGGGATTAGAGCCCTTTAATCACTCTGAGGCATTAACCCACACTGGGACCAGCCGGTccctccccaacccccccagcctggccccactGGGTGCTGAGGGGGCACCCAAACCAGCCCTGGTGTCCCCCCCCACTGGGAGCATTAcctgcctcttcccccagccccagcagcacagtGAGCCCCCAACAAGCCCCTGCGCATCCTTAGGCTTCAGAAGGATTTAGCCTTAAACCAGCCACGTGAAGTCAGGAAGGTTTATTCCAGTAAACAGAATTTCTCTTGAGCTGGATAGTACAACACCACCCGATcgcaaaacacagaaacaaaacatccACAGGAAGAATTTccacaaaatacattaaaaaaaataaacggTGTGATTGGAAAActcttattttggaaaaaaacagactcTATTGAGAAGCCTTTAAATTAAACAGTGTCGGATTCAAACCCTGATCGGCTCTGTCTCCAGGAGTGAGTGGGAGCAAAGGAGATAATTATTGCTTGCTGCACTGGCTCTGGAcaccctctcctctcccaaaaCCGCCCCAGGGGCAGGGTGCTGAGGGCTTCCCGCTATGCCAggcaccccatgtcccccccttGCACCCATTGGGACCCAGGGCGTGAAGGGACAGGGTCATTGTGGACGGAGCTTGCCAGGCAGAGGTCAAACACCCCAGGGAGGAATGGCTGTGGTCAgtgggcaggcaggtgggaTTTGCTAAAAGTCACTAAAAGCCACAGGTTTTGCAGTTAAAGGGCAATTTGCAGTGGGATGTCAAATGGAGATGGGATTTGGGGTGGGTGAAGAACCAGGGAACAGCAGGGATCAGAATTGTTGGGCATCAGGCTACCCCAAatcccccatgcccccccacacccctgcaAGTCCCTACGGGGATGTGCAGGGCTttcaggcagggctggaggagcacGCCAGAGATGGGGTCACAGGAgggggcagccccccaccccggctcTCTCTAGCCTAAAACCACCGCCCAGGACCCTGCTGCAGGATGCTCGCTGGCCACCGAGCCCCATCCCTCAGGTCagggtggtggggagcagccccgCATCCCTGCCGGGAGCCcgtggcagggaggaggggggatgCAGGAGAGGTGGGCGCGTAGCCAGGGGGGCCAGTGGACCCTTGTGCCCCTCGCCTTCACAGGT
This window of the Pelecanus crispus isolate bPelCri1 chromosome 12, bPelCri1.pri, whole genome shotgun sequence genome carries:
- the NAT9 gene encoding alpha/beta-tubulin-N-acetyltransferase 9 isoform X3, with the protein product MKINQNTVLQGQRVTLVPYTSAHVPRYHEWMQSEELQHLTASEPLSLEQEYEMQRSWRDDADKCTFIVLDTERWSGQACADEDCMVGDVNLFLTDTEDPTLGEIEIMIAEPSYRGRGFGKEATLMMMSYVRNLGITKFEAKIGQDNEASICMFKKLHFKEVAVNSVFQEVTLRLDVSDQERRWLLEQTNHVEEKSYVELKLPAGMLET
- the NAT9 gene encoding alpha/beta-tubulin-N-acetyltransferase 9 isoform X2, which translates into the protein MKINQNTVLQGQRVTLVPYTSAHVPRYHEWMQSEELQHLTASEPLSLEQEYEMQRSWRDDADKCTFIVLDTERWSGQACADEDCMVGDVNLFLTDTEDPTLGEIEIMIAEPSYRGRGFGKEATLMMMSYGVRNLGITKFEAKIGQDNEASICMFKKLHFKEVAVNSVFQEVTLRLDVSDQERRWLLEQTNHVEEKSYVELKLPAGMLET
- the NAT9 gene encoding alpha/beta-tubulin-N-acetyltransferase 9 isoform X4 — translated: MKINQNTVLQGQRVTLVPYTSAHVPRYHEWMQSEELQHLTASEPLSLEQEYEMQRSWRDDADKCTFIVLDTERWSGQACADEDCMVGDVNLFLTDTEDPTLGEIEIMIAEPSYRGRGFGKEATLMMINLGITKFEAKIGQDNEASICMFKKLHFKEVAVNSVFQEVTLRLDVSDQERRWLLEQTNHVEEKSYVELKLPAGMLET
- the NAT9 gene encoding alpha/beta-tubulin-N-acetyltransferase 9 isoform X1, whose translation is MNARLVFPEPFYGSLILRALVEIRARCCSAGSDLVLGPVVRYHEWMQSEELQHLTASEPLSLEQEYEMQRSWRDDADKCTFIVLDTERWSGQACADEDCMVGDVNLFLTDTEDPTLGEIEIMIAEPSYRGRGFGKEATLMMMSYGVRNLGITKFEAKIGQDNEASICMFKKLHFKEVAVNSVFQEVTLRLDVSDQERRWLLEQTNHVEEKSYVELKLPAGMLET
- the NAT9 gene encoding alpha/beta-tubulin-N-acetyltransferase 9 isoform X5 encodes the protein MQSEELQHLTASEPLSLEQEYEMQRSWRDDADKCTFIVLDTERWSGQACADEDCMVGDVNLFLTDTEDPTLGEIEIMIAEPSYRGRGFGKEATLMMMSYGVRNLGITKFEAKIGQDNEASICMFKKLHFKEVAVNSVFQEVTLRLDVSDQERRWLLEQTNHVEEKSYVELKLPAGMLET